GCTCAGCCTCACTAGACTCCCTGGGCGTTCCATCGAAGTCCCTGGCCAGGAATACGTGTACGAAGTGCACAGACTCAACCCTATCATCCTCGTAATTCCAAAACTCGAGAAGCCCCATCCACTCTAGATTCCTTGGCGTGATGCCAACCTCCTCCCTACATTCCCTAATCGCGGCTGAAACCACGTTCTCACCATCCTCAACCTTACCCCCAATCCCATTATAATAACCAGCGCCGAGTCCACGCTTCTTCCTTATCAATAGGACCTTGCCCTCCTTAACCACGTAAACCAGGGTCTCTATGAATATCATTCCATAATTCATGAAGCATCTAAGGAATTAAGAATTACCTTGAGGCAATTCGACACATTTCATTTATTATCTTTTGGCAATACTTTCTATTTCCTCAAGATCCTTCCTGGCAGTCTCTATTCCGGTCAGCAATGCAGTTGCGGCCATTAGTAGTACGAAGGCCCCAATCCAACCCAGGTACTGTATTATTGAACCGGTGTAGAGGAAGATTGGTGTTAATGCCCCAAACACGAAATTCGCAATCCTATTTAGGGAGAAGGCAATCCCGTCAGCGAAGGACTTAACTTCCACTGGGAAGACCTCGGTCTGAACCGTGTATGCACCACTAACTACTAGGAATGTTAGGAACATAGCTAAAGACAGCGAGTACTCAAGCTCTGGAGCCCTATATGTAGCTGCGACGTACCAAAATGCGAATCCTAAACCAACTAGAGAAGCCATTAGTAGGACCCTCCTACCAACCCTATCAAGCATTAGTGAACCAAGCATAGCGCCCAACGTAGCGAAGACCCAAAGAACCAGTACCGTATTTAGCATATTGCCATAGCCGCCGCCCCTGAGCGCCACAAGCATTGGCGTGAATATCGTGAATATCGACGTCGTACCTGCACCAACCCAGGCAGCTGAGGAGTAAATGAGCATCTTCCAGTAATCACCCCACACCTTCTTGAATGATATTCTTCTACGCCCTGGGGCACCCCTGAGTAACCACCTTGATGACTCCGGCAACCTGCTCCTGAGTAGTATTACTATGGCTGCGGGCACGGCACCAGCACCTAGGATAATCCTCCATAAGATGCTTGGGGATAAACCCATGGTGAAGAATACATGGGCCAATAGGGCGCTGATTAGGCCGCCGAGTGGCATCATTATTAATGAAACACCAAGTAGGAGACCCCTCCTCGGCGTTGGTGACTCTTCAGAGAGCAAGGCTGGTCCAGACACTATGTCGGCACCAATACCGAAACCAACCAGGAACCTAAGTACCAGTAGTTGCTCGGGAGATGTTACGAATGCCGAGAGGAGGGAGCTAATTAGGAAGAAGGCTATGTCGCTCAATAGCGCTACCCTCCTACCCCTAAGGTCGCTGAATACACCGAAGACCAGGGCACCAAATACACCACCTATGTAAGTGGTTGTGCCGAGCAATCCCTGCATCTCTGGAGTCAAATGCATGAAGTGAATCAAGAAAGGTAGAACAACACTGATGTTGAGTAGGTCATAACCATCGAGGAAAGTACCCAAGCCAATGAGCACCGATAACAAGACATGGCTACCCCTATATCCAGTGCTTAACCCCATCAATCAGCCACACTGTGATACGCCTAGTAAAAAATAACCCAGCACGATTAGGTACTGACAATTCTAATGAGACCAGGCCCGCCCTCCTTACCACCAACCTCGAACTTAACGCCGAGTATTCTCTCAACAATGTATATGTTAGTTAAGGCATGAAGAGTTATCTTAGAGACGCCGACGACACTGTTGCCGACCAGGGACATGTACGGTATCACCATATCACCCATGTACTCATCAAGCGCCATACCACTCCTTAAATTCTCGAGCAGCCCCTTGGCAGCCTCCTCACCAACCACCTCCGCCGGCTTACCCCTCTCACCAAGCGCATCCGCACCCTTAATCAAGCCCTTATTCGACATAGCCCAGAGAACAATACCGCTGCCAGGGCCTAAGTGCGGGTCCCTGCCTTGTTCGTAGGTCTCCACGTCAATGTCAATTGGGACCTTAATCCCAGCCTTAACCAGGTACTCCCTGACCGAGCTAGCCTGCCTATGAGCCACGTGGGCCGGCAACCTAACCGCGTGTGAAATGCCCCTGATCTCCTTCAGCTCCCCAAACTCAACAACCTCAACAGGCCTTAGCTTACTCGGCTCTACCGTAAGCACAACCTCACCACCACCTCTCGGGTAATGGCCTCGCCTGACCAACCTCACCTCAGCCTTAACGCCGAATAAGCCGAGCATTGGAAGCATGACGAACCTCACGTAGTCGATTGGTGGTGACCAGGGCACGTCAGTGCCGCCGGTTATCGTAACCATACTCCTACATGGGGCGAACACGAGTATTGGTAATATTGTCTGAATTACTAGT
This is a stretch of genomic DNA from Vulcanisaeta moutnovskia 768-28. It encodes these proteins:
- a CDS encoding 8-oxo-dGTP diphosphatase produces the protein MIFIETLVYVVKEGKVLLIRKKRGLGAGYYNGIGGKVEDGENVVSAAIRECREEVGITPRNLEWMGLLEFWNYEDDRVESVHFVHVFLARDFDGTPRESSEAEPIWFGIDEIPYNNMWEDDIMWLPKVLSDKRVYGRFEFDRWRLIKSEVYEVIPSK
- a CDS encoding MFS transporter translates to MGLSTGYRGSHVLLSVLIGLGTFLDGYDLLNISVVLPFLIHFMHLTPEMQGLLGTTTYIGGVFGALVFGVFSDLRGRRVALLSDIAFFLISSLLSAFVTSPEQLLVLRFLVGFGIGADIVSGPALLSEESPTPRRGLLLGVSLIMMPLGGLISALLAHVFFTMGLSPSILWRIILGAGAVPAAIVILLRSRLPESSRWLLRGAPGRRRISFKKVWGDYWKMLIYSSAAWVGAGTTSIFTIFTPMLVALRGGGYGNMLNTVLVLWVFATLGAMLGSLMLDRVGRRVLLMASLVGLGFAFWYVAATYRAPELEYSLSLAMFLTFLVVSGAYTVQTEVFPVEVKSFADGIAFSLNRIANFVFGALTPIFLYTGSIIQYLGWIGAFVLLMAATALLTGIETARKDLEEIESIAKR
- the rtcA gene encoding RNA 3'-terminal phosphate cyclase, with the protein product MSLVEIDGSVLEGGGQILRTALALSAITGKPVRIYNIRAKRSNPGLQQQHLTGVIAAARISNAQVTGAVKGSTELVFKPGKIGCGEFRFDIGTAGAVTLVIQTILPILVFAPCRSMVTITGGTDVPWSPPIDYVRFVMLPMLGLFGVKAEVRLVRRGHYPRGGGEVVLTVEPSKLRPVEVVEFGELKEIRGISHAVRLPAHVAHRQASSVREYLVKAGIKVPIDIDVETYEQGRDPHLGPGSGIVLWAMSNKGLIKGADALGERGKPAEVVGEEAAKGLLENLRSGMALDEYMGDMVIPYMSLVGNSVVGVSKITLHALTNIYIVERILGVKFEVGGKEGGPGLIRIVST